A genomic segment from Rhodospirillum centenum SW encodes:
- a CDS encoding class I SAM-dependent methyltransferase codes for MAEPADRMNQPLLRAVGLAPGHRLLDLASGTGEPALSAAALVGTDGLVVATDLVASMLEGTRRRAAQRGTGAMHFSLADMEHLPFAAGSFDRVTCRFGLMFVPDAVRAAAEVARVLRPGGVAGFIVWGPAEENTLFRELATAVDTVLGPDLEAGMPVLFRFAAEGSLAATLSKGGLEVTDEQPLRLDHSVPAGRPFWAPTLDMGFAPRLAGEPPERLAAVAQAAERRFRDLAGPDGMVPVRLHARLCIGRKA; via the coding sequence ATGGCCGAACCTGCCGACCGCATGAACCAGCCGCTGCTGCGGGCTGTCGGGCTCGCGCCGGGGCATCGCCTGCTCGACCTCGCCTCCGGAACGGGGGAGCCGGCGCTGTCGGCAGCAGCCCTCGTCGGCACTGACGGGCTGGTGGTCGCCACCGATCTGGTCGCGTCCATGCTGGAGGGCACCCGCCGGCGGGCGGCGCAGCGCGGCACGGGCGCCATGCACTTTTCCCTGGCGGACATGGAGCATCTGCCCTTCGCCGCCGGAAGCTTCGACCGTGTGACCTGCCGTTTCGGGCTGATGTTCGTTCCCGACGCCGTGCGGGCTGCCGCGGAAGTGGCGCGGGTGCTGCGGCCCGGCGGCGTCGCCGGATTCATCGTCTGGGGACCGGCAGAGGAGAACACCCTGTTCCGGGAGCTGGCCACCGCCGTGGATACCGTGCTGGGGCCGGACCTGGAGGCGGGCATGCCGGTCCTGTTCCGCTTCGCGGCCGAAGGCAGCCTCGCGGCCACCCTCTCGAAGGGCGGGCTGGAGGTGACGGACGAGCAGCCGCTGCGGCTGGACCACAGCGTGCCCGCCGGCCGCCCCTTCTGGGCACCGACCCTGGACATGGGTTTCGCTCCCCGGTTGGCGGGAGAGCCGCCGGAGCGGCTGGCAGCCGTCGCACAGGCAGCGGAGCGGCGTTTCCGCGATCTTGCCGGTCCCGACGGCATGGTCCCGGTGCGCCTGCACGCCCGCCTCTGCATCGGCCGCAAGGCCTGA
- the hyfB gene encoding hydrogenase 4 subunit B: MPALQFVLPSLLLLLTLGGIGAVRPRSPRTALIVYGGTAACCAVLVLAALVHLLGQGGVWRMPVPVGLPWLRSELVLDALSAVFLLMVNLAGVTASLFGWGYGRAQAGSGHGLEPGRVLPAFPLFLAGMNLVLLASDAFLFLVGWEFMSLTSWLLVLANHREAGNREAGRIYLIMASFGTMVLLLCFGVLAGSAGGYGFDDIRAAPHDPLAAGLAVMLVVLGAGSKAGLAPLHVWLPLAHPAAPSHVSALMSGVMTKVALYALVRVLFDLAGTPDWWWGGVLLALGSATAVLGILYALMQDEMKRLLAYSTVENIGVISVGLGLALVFKADGQQGVAAIAFSAALLHALNHSLYKTLLFYGAGAVLTATGQGGLNRLGGLIHRLPRTAPLVLVGAAAISALPPLNGFASEWLLFQAVLSGPQLGLWEMKVATMVVGVALALAAALTAACFLRFYGIVFLGRPRSPAAAQAREVGPAMLLAMLLPAALCLLVGVLPGSVLALFGDAAAGMVGTPMDSRAGTLAWMWLAPAAPGDGFGGNSYSGLFVLGLTAALTVLLRLLIVRTSDAAVRRGEPWGCGHPDVGPVAQYSGDSFSQPLRRVFAAGVFAARERVDMPEPGEMRPARLEIRSSDPAWTWLIDPLCRAVGWLADKVNGMQFLTIRHYLTLMFGALVFLLTVVAVVK, translated from the coding sequence GTGCCCGCCTTGCAGTTCGTTCTCCCATCCCTGCTCCTCCTGCTGACGCTGGGGGGCATCGGCGCCGTCCGTCCCCGCTCGCCCCGCACGGCGCTGATCGTCTATGGCGGCACCGCGGCCTGCTGCGCTGTGCTGGTGCTGGCCGCGCTGGTGCATCTGCTGGGACAGGGCGGCGTCTGGCGGATGCCGGTGCCCGTGGGCCTGCCCTGGCTGCGCTCCGAACTGGTGCTGGATGCGCTCTCGGCCGTCTTCCTGCTGATGGTGAACCTTGCCGGCGTCACGGCCAGCCTGTTCGGCTGGGGCTATGGCCGTGCCCAGGCCGGCAGCGGCCACGGGCTGGAACCGGGCCGCGTGCTGCCGGCCTTCCCGCTGTTTCTGGCGGGGATGAACCTGGTGCTTCTGGCCAGCGACGCCTTCCTGTTCCTGGTCGGCTGGGAGTTCATGTCGCTGACCTCCTGGCTGCTGGTGCTGGCGAACCACCGCGAGGCCGGCAACCGCGAGGCGGGACGCATCTATCTGATCATGGCGAGCTTCGGCACCATGGTGCTGCTGCTCTGCTTCGGCGTGCTGGCCGGCAGCGCCGGTGGCTACGGCTTCGACGACATCCGCGCCGCTCCCCATGACCCCCTCGCCGCCGGGCTGGCGGTGATGCTGGTGGTGCTCGGGGCGGGGTCCAAGGCGGGGCTGGCACCGCTGCATGTCTGGCTGCCGCTGGCGCATCCGGCGGCGCCGAGTCACGTCTCCGCCCTGATGAGCGGGGTGATGACCAAGGTCGCGCTCTATGCCCTGGTGCGGGTGCTGTTCGATCTGGCGGGCACGCCGGACTGGTGGTGGGGCGGGGTGCTGCTGGCGCTGGGGTCGGCGACGGCGGTGCTGGGCATCCTCTACGCCCTGATGCAGGACGAGATGAAGCGCCTGCTGGCCTATTCCACGGTGGAGAACATCGGCGTCATCTCCGTCGGGCTGGGGCTCGCCCTGGTGTTCAAGGCGGACGGGCAGCAGGGCGTGGCGGCCATCGCCTTCTCCGCGGCCCTGCTGCACGCGCTGAACCACAGCCTCTACAAGACGCTGCTGTTCTACGGTGCCGGCGCCGTGCTGACGGCGACGGGGCAGGGCGGGCTGAACCGGCTGGGCGGTCTGATCCACCGGCTGCCGCGGACGGCGCCCCTGGTGCTGGTCGGGGCTGCCGCCATTTCCGCCCTGCCGCCGCTGAACGGCTTCGCCTCGGAATGGCTGCTGTTCCAGGCGGTGCTCAGCGGACCGCAGCTCGGGCTGTGGGAGATGAAGGTGGCGACCATGGTCGTCGGCGTCGCCCTGGCCCTGGCTGCGGCGCTCACCGCCGCCTGCTTCCTGCGCTTCTACGGCATCGTCTTCCTGGGCCGCCCGCGGTCGCCCGCCGCGGCCCAGGCGCGGGAGGTCGGTCCCGCCATGCTGCTGGCGATGCTGCTGCCGGCCGCCCTCTGCCTGCTGGTGGGGGTGCTGCCGGGCAGCGTCCTGGCCCTGTTCGGTGATGCCGCCGCCGGTATGGTCGGCACCCCGATGGACAGCCGTGCCGGGACGCTGGCCTGGATGTGGCTGGCCCCCGCCGCCCCGGGCGACGGCTTCGGCGGCAATTCCTACAGTGGCCTGTTCGTCCTGGGCCTGACCGCGGCGCTCACGGTGCTGCTGCGGCTGCTGATCGTCCGCACTTCCGACGCCGCGGTGCGCCGGGGCGAGCCTTGGGGCTGCGGCCATCCCGACGTCGGTCCCGTGGCCCAGTACAGCGGCGACAGCTTCTCCCAGCCGCTGCGCCGGGTCTTCGCCGCCGGCGTCTTCGCCGCGCGCGAGCGGGTGGACATGCCCGAGCCGGGGGAGATGCGGCCGGCCCGGCTGGAGATCCGCAGCTCCGACCCGGCCTGGACCTGGCTGATCGACCCGCTCTGCCGTGCCGTCGGCTGGCTGGCGGACAAGGTCAACGGGATGCAGTTCCTGACCATCCGGCATTACCTGACCCTGATGTTCGGGGCGCTGGTCTTCCTGCTGACCGTCGTGGCGGTGGTGAAATGA
- a CDS encoding hydrogenase 4 subunit F, with protein MQVPTLIPGMPGAEILAPLVLALPVLFAAVLLAVPGYRAAARINVAGSGLTLAAAVALVLHRPETTPLLLVDDFNVYLVLLTAFVGFTTSLFSAGYIRHELEDGRLSPLHLRFYHAMYQAFMFTMLLALLANNLGVLWVAVEGATLTTVLMVSLYRTHAAIEAAWKYFILCGVGIALALFGTILLFMAAQPVLGEGDAAMSWSALLPAAARIDPDLLDLAFVFLLIGYGTKVGLVPLHAWLPDAHAEGPTPISAVLSGLLLNVALYAVLRFKMLLAANGEALAPGQLMIVMGLGTLLLAALMLYRRRDIKRFFAYSSIEHMGIITFAFGMGGPIANFAGLLHMTLHSLTKSAIFFAVGHVTQATGTQKLADIRGLTASHPALGWGLLLGVVAIAGLPPFGVFMSEFLIATTSFARAPWLAAVFVVGLLLGFGALMLRLHELCFGEPTAPPGRAGAALVPLYLHLALVLVAGLWLPAPLVAWFQTVATLLG; from the coding sequence ATGCAGGTCCCGACCCTGATCCCCGGAATGCCGGGGGCCGAAATCCTGGCCCCTCTGGTGCTGGCCCTGCCGGTCCTGTTCGCGGCCGTCCTGCTGGCCGTGCCCGGCTACAGGGCCGCGGCGCGGATCAACGTCGCCGGATCGGGCCTGACGCTGGCGGCTGCCGTGGCGCTCGTCCTTCACCGGCCGGAGACGACGCCGCTGCTGCTGGTGGACGATTTCAATGTCTATCTGGTGCTGCTGACGGCCTTCGTCGGCTTCACCACGAGCCTGTTCAGTGCCGGCTACATCCGGCACGAGCTGGAGGACGGGCGCCTGTCGCCGCTGCACCTGCGCTTCTACCACGCCATGTATCAGGCGTTCATGTTCACCATGCTGCTGGCGCTGCTGGCGAACAATCTGGGCGTTCTCTGGGTGGCGGTGGAGGGGGCGACGCTGACGACGGTGCTGATGGTCAGCCTCTACCGCACCCATGCCGCCATCGAGGCGGCCTGGAAGTACTTCATCCTCTGCGGCGTCGGGATCGCGCTGGCCCTGTTCGGCACCATCCTGCTGTTCATGGCGGCGCAGCCGGTGCTGGGGGAGGGCGACGCTGCCATGTCCTGGTCGGCCCTGCTGCCGGCGGCGGCGCGGATCGACCCGGACCTGCTGGACCTCGCCTTCGTCTTCCTGCTGATCGGTTACGGCACCAAGGTGGGGCTGGTGCCGCTGCACGCCTGGCTGCCCGATGCGCATGCGGAAGGGCCGACGCCGATCTCCGCCGTGCTGTCGGGGCTGCTGCTGAACGTGGCGCTCTACGCCGTGCTGCGCTTCAAGATGCTGCTGGCCGCGAACGGGGAGGCGCTGGCGCCCGGACAGCTCATGATCGTGATGGGGCTGGGCACGCTGCTGCTGGCGGCGCTGATGCTGTACCGGCGGCGCGACATCAAGCGTTTCTTCGCCTACAGCTCGATCGAGCACATGGGCATCATCACCTTCGCCTTCGGCATGGGCGGCCCGATCGCCAACTTCGCCGGGCTGCTGCACATGACCCTGCACAGCCTGACCAAGTCGGCGATCTTCTTCGCCGTGGGCCATGTCACCCAGGCGACGGGGACGCAGAAGCTGGCCGACATCCGGGGCCTGACCGCCAGCCATCCGGCGCTGGGATGGGGTCTGCTGCTGGGCGTGGTGGCGATCGCCGGGCTGCCGCCCTTCGGCGTGTTCATGAGCGAGTTCCTGATCGCCACCACCAGCTTCGCCCGGGCGCCGTGGCTGGCGGCCGTCTTCGTGGTGGGTCTGCTGCTCGGGTTCGGCGCCCTGATGCTGCGCCTGCACGAACTCTGCTTCGGGGAGCCGACGGCGCCGCCGGGGCGGGCCGGCGCTGCCCTCGTGCCGCTCTACCTGCATCTGGCGCTGGTGCTGGTCGCCGGGCTCTGGCTGCCGGCGCCGCTGGTGGCGTGGTTCCAGACCGTTGCGACGCTGCTGGGGTGA
- a CDS encoding hydrogenase-4 component E has product MGEIGYDMAHLLGASVLLMSFALLYQRRLTALISAFATQSVFLAAAAAWQGFFQDNPHLYVTAVIALLFKALIIPLALLRIIERLGIHRTVQQAMGVGPTMAIGVSLVTLALLLVLPLTAEASALTREGLALALSVVLLGLLMMITRRNAIGQVIGFMSLENGLILAAIGVRGMPLVVEMLVAFAVMVAFIIFGIFFFQIRERFDSLDIHYLESFRGEGRRE; this is encoded by the coding sequence ATGGGTGAGATCGGCTACGACATGGCGCATCTGCTCGGGGCTTCGGTCCTGCTGATGAGCTTCGCGCTGCTCTACCAGCGCCGGCTGACGGCGCTCATCAGCGCCTTCGCCACCCAGTCCGTCTTCCTGGCCGCGGCCGCGGCGTGGCAGGGCTTCTTCCAGGACAACCCGCACCTCTACGTCACCGCCGTGATCGCCCTGCTGTTCAAGGCCCTGATCATCCCGCTGGCGCTGCTGCGCATCATCGAGCGGCTGGGCATCCACCGCACGGTGCAGCAGGCCATGGGCGTGGGGCCGACCATGGCGATCGGCGTCTCCCTCGTGACGCTGGCGCTCCTTCTCGTCCTGCCGTTGACGGCCGAAGCCTCCGCGCTGACGCGCGAGGGGCTGGCGCTGGCGCTGTCGGTCGTGCTGCTGGGCCTGCTGATGATGATCACCCGGCGCAACGCCATCGGTCAGGTGATCGGCTTCATGAGCCTTGAGAACGGCCTGATCCTGGCCGCGATCGGCGTCAGGGGGATGCCGCTGGTGGTGGAGATGCTGGTCGCCTTTGCCGTGATGGTCGCCTTCATCATCTTTGGCATCTTCTTCTTCCAGATCCGCGAGCGGTTCGACAGTCTGGATATCCATTACCTGGAGAGCTTCCGGGGCGAGGGGCGGAGGGAGTGA
- a CDS encoding respiratory chain complex I subunit 1 family protein, producing MSGQVSEAALAVLFQCVQMLVVLALAPLLTGVVRGIKARLQGRRGPPVLQPYRALLRLTRKEAVVAENASWLFRATPYIVFTMLWLAAGLVPTFTTALALAPVADLIALVALLTTARFFTGLAAMDIGTAFGGLGASREAMISALAEPAMLAVIFTLAILLQTTSLAAIVDGTLGQGVGLRVSLALGLISLIMVAIAEAGRIPVDNPATHLELTMVHEAMVLEYSGRHLALMEAAGMLRLLLFMALILCVFVPWGIAQPGDGPTAWAIGLGSFLGKLLAAAVALALFETTVAKMRVFRVGEFLGGALLLGLLAAIFLFVSTAL from the coding sequence ATGAGCGGGCAGGTCTCGGAGGCTGCACTCGCCGTTCTGTTCCAGTGCGTGCAGATGCTGGTGGTTCTGGCGCTCGCGCCGCTCTTGACCGGCGTGGTGCGGGGGATCAAGGCTCGGTTGCAGGGGCGGCGGGGGCCGCCTGTGCTGCAACCCTATCGCGCCCTGCTGCGCCTGACCCGGAAGGAGGCCGTGGTGGCGGAGAACGCCTCCTGGCTGTTCCGCGCCACGCCCTACATCGTCTTCACCATGCTCTGGCTGGCAGCCGGACTGGTGCCGACCTTCACGACGGCGCTGGCGCTGGCGCCGGTGGCGGACCTGATCGCGCTGGTGGCGCTGCTGACGACGGCGCGCTTCTTCACCGGGCTGGCCGCCATGGACATCGGCACCGCCTTCGGCGGTCTCGGCGCCTCGCGGGAGGCGATGATCTCCGCCCTGGCGGAACCCGCCATGCTGGCCGTGATCTTCACCCTGGCGATCCTGCTCCAGACCACCTCGCTGGCCGCCATCGTAGACGGCACGCTGGGGCAGGGGGTGGGGCTGCGCGTCTCCCTGGCGCTGGGGCTGATCAGCCTGATCATGGTCGCCATCGCGGAGGCCGGGCGCATCCCGGTGGACAATCCCGCCACGCATCTGGAGCTGACCATGGTCCATGAGGCCATGGTGCTGGAATATTCCGGCCGCCATCTGGCGCTGATGGAGGCGGCGGGGATGCTGCGCCTGCTGCTGTTCATGGCGCTGATCCTCTGCGTCTTCGTGCCCTGGGGCATCGCCCAGCCGGGCGACGGTCCGACCGCCTGGGCCATCGGCCTGGGCTCCTTCCTGGGCAAGCTGCTGGCGGCGGCCGTGGCGCTGGCCCTGTTCGAGACGACGGTGGCGAAGATGCGGGTCTTCCGCGTCGGCGAGTTTCTGGGCGGGGCGCTGCTGCTGGGACTGCTGGCGGCGATCTTCCTGTTCGTGTCCACGGCGCTGTAG
- a CDS encoding response regulator → MTSKRTSGKYYRFDDLSILVADDNRFVRSILVTILKALGVGKVIQADNGEEAMAVLEVSAQMQLDVKEVDVIFADHLMAPGDGLELLRWIRTHESDKVKFLPFIMMSGEADYRSVTAARDVGVTEYLAKPMSVLNVASRLLAVIDRPRPFVRAPGYFGPDRRRQTLPFDGADRRVMTEEGIRLVDEGEHVVVERRAEEEPGDAPQQETEA, encoded by the coding sequence ATGACCTCGAAGCGGACCAGTGGCAAGTACTACAGGTTCGACGACCTTTCGATCCTGGTTGCCGACGACAACCGCTTCGTCCGCTCCATTCTCGTCACCATCCTGAAGGCGCTCGGGGTGGGCAAGGTGATCCAGGCCGACAACGGGGAGGAGGCGATGGCCGTCCTTGAGGTGTCGGCCCAGATGCAGCTCGACGTGAAGGAGGTGGACGTCATCTTCGCCGACCACCTGATGGCACCGGGCGACGGGCTGGAACTGCTGCGCTGGATCAGGACCCACGAAAGCGACAAGGTGAAGTTCCTGCCCTTCATCATGATGAGCGGCGAGGCCGATTACCGCTCTGTCACCGCGGCGCGCGATGTCGGGGTGACGGAGTATCTCGCCAAGCCGATGTCGGTTCTGAACGTCGCCTCGCGTCTGCTGGCGGTCATCGACCGGCCGCGGCCCTTCGTCCGGGCACCGGGCTATTTCGGCCCCGACCGGCGGCGGCAGACCCTGCCCTTCGACGGGGCGGACCGGCGCGTCATGACGGAAGAGGGCATCCGGCTCGTGGACGAGGGGGAGCACGTCGTGGTGGAGCGCCGGGCGGAGGAAGAACCGGGCGATGCCCCGCAGCAGGAGACCGAGGCATGA
- a CDS encoding isoaspartyl peptidase/L-asparaginase family protein, whose amino-acid sequence MTPDLLPSADATRRGARRFCVLLAMALSLSACAATPSGRQAPAARAERPAWTLAVHGGAGTMDRERMGPETEASYRAALSAALERGSAVLEAGGSALDAVEAVIRGLEDDPQFNAGRGAVFTADGRIELDAAVMDGATLKAGAVAGVTGVRHPVSLARAVMDRSPHVMLIGAGAEQFGREAGVEQAPPSWFFTEWRWQSLLRTLRQRSLPLPPRPADAPPEPTADAAATYRPEDRKFGTVGAVALDRQGHVAAATSTGGTTAKIWGRVGDVPVIGAGTYASDRSCAVSATGTGEYFIRLGVARSICDLVELRGMGLQAAADEVIGHSLTELGGDGGVIAVTPDGQVAWSFNTSGMYRARQVAGGAPVVAIFRGEL is encoded by the coding sequence ATGACCCCCGATCTTCTGCCCTCTGCCGATGCGACACGGCGGGGAGCCCGCCGCTTCTGCGTCCTGCTCGCCATGGCGCTGTCGCTGTCCGCCTGCGCCGCCACGCCGTCCGGACGGCAGGCTCCCGCCGCCCGGGCGGAGCGGCCGGCCTGGACCCTGGCCGTGCATGGCGGGGCCGGCACCATGGACCGCGAGCGGATGGGGCCGGAGACCGAGGCGTCCTACCGTGCGGCGCTTTCGGCCGCGCTGGAGCGGGGCAGCGCCGTGCTGGAGGCGGGCGGGTCCGCGCTGGACGCGGTGGAGGCCGTCATCCGCGGGCTGGAGGACGACCCCCAGTTCAATGCCGGCCGCGGCGCCGTGTTCACGGCGGACGGGCGGATCGAACTGGACGCCGCCGTGATGGACGGGGCGACGCTGAAGGCGGGGGCGGTGGCCGGCGTCACCGGGGTACGGCATCCGGTCAGCCTGGCCCGTGCCGTGATGGATCGGTCGCCGCACGTCATGCTGATCGGCGCCGGGGCGGAGCAGTTCGGCCGCGAGGCCGGGGTGGAGCAGGCGCCCCCCTCCTGGTTCTTCACCGAATGGCGCTGGCAGTCGCTGCTGCGTACCCTGCGCCAGCGCAGTCTGCCCCTGCCGCCGCGGCCGGCGGATGCGCCGCCGGAACCGACCGCCGATGCCGCCGCGACCTACCGGCCGGAGGACCGCAAGTTCGGCACCGTCGGCGCCGTCGCCCTGGACAGGCAGGGCCATGTGGCGGCGGCCACGTCCACCGGCGGCACCACCGCCAAGATCTGGGGCCGGGTCGGCGACGTGCCGGTGATCGGTGCGGGCACCTATGCCTCCGACCGCTCCTGCGCCGTCTCCGCCACCGGAACGGGGGAATACTTCATCCGGCTGGGCGTCGCCCGCTCGATCTGCGACCTGGTGGAACTGCGCGGCATGGGGCTCCAGGCCGCGGCGGACGAGGTGATCGGCCACAGCCTGACGGAACTGGGCGGCGACGGCGGCGTCATCGCCGTGACGCCCGACGGGCAGGTCGCCTGGAGTTTCAACACCTCGGGCATGTACCGCGCGCGGCAGGTTGCGGGCGGTGCCCCCGTCGTCGCCATCTTCCGCGGCGAACTCTGA
- a CDS encoding Tex family protein: protein MLSIAQRIAQELAVRPQQVEAAVALLDEGSTVPFVARYRKEATGGLDDTQLRTLEERLRYLRELEERRTAILQSITEQGKLTPELEKEITEADTKTRLEDLYLPYRPKRRTKAMIAREAGLEPLADLLLGDPSRQPEAEAAAFVDAEKGVADVKAALDGARAILVERMGENAELVGSLRTYCYEHGRVVSRVVEEKREEGAKFSDYFDFGEALKQVPSHRALALFRGRAAGVLDLKMEVGEEPPPGTPHVCETMIAARYAIADRGRAADRWLLDTCRWAWRTKIALHLELDLMGVIRDRAEDEAISVFGLNLKDLLLAPPAGQRATLGLDPGIRTGVKVAVVDATGKLVETTTIYPHEPRRDWDGSIAVLAALCLRHGVELIAIGNGTASRETDRLAADMMKRHPDLKVTKVMVSEAGASVYSASETAALEFPGLDVSLRGAVSIARRLQDPLAELVKIDPKSIGVGQYQHDVSPAKLARTLDAVVEDCVNGVGVDLNTASVPLLARVSGLSESVAKNVVEFRNSNGAFRLRRQLLEVSRLGPKAFEQAAGFLRIRDGDNPLDGSAVHPEAYPVVERILARTGRDLKQIIGDVAFLRSLDPADFTDERFGVPTVTDILRELEKPGRDPRPEFKTAAFKDGVEDLKDLQPGMVLEGVVTNVTNFGAFVDVGVHQDGLVHISQLSHTFVKDPRAVVKAGDIVKVKVLEVDLKRRRVALTMKLDEQPAPRRAEPQAPRAERQPGASRRPDAPRSADNRPRPAAAREERPAKAAKAPAAQPQVGALGAALAEAMARAKKG, encoded by the coding sequence ATGCTCAGCATCGCCCAGCGCATCGCCCAGGAGCTTGCCGTCCGCCCGCAGCAGGTGGAAGCGGCGGTCGCCCTTCTGGACGAAGGCTCCACGGTTCCCTTCGTCGCCCGCTACCGCAAGGAGGCCACGGGCGGCCTGGACGACACCCAGCTCCGTACCCTTGAGGAGCGGCTGCGCTACCTGCGCGAACTGGAGGAGCGCCGCACCGCGATCCTCCAGTCGATCACCGAGCAGGGCAAACTGACCCCGGAACTGGAGAAGGAGATCACCGAGGCGGACACCAAGACCCGACTCGAAGACCTCTACCTCCCCTACCGGCCGAAGCGGCGGACCAAGGCCATGATCGCCCGCGAGGCGGGGCTGGAGCCGCTGGCCGACCTGCTGCTGGGCGACCCGTCGCGCCAGCCGGAGGCCGAAGCCGCCGCCTTCGTGGATGCCGAGAAGGGCGTCGCCGACGTGAAGGCCGCGCTGGACGGCGCCCGCGCCATCCTGGTGGAACGCATGGGCGAGAATGCCGAACTGGTCGGCAGCCTGCGCACCTACTGCTACGAGCACGGCCGCGTCGTCTCCAGGGTGGTGGAGGAGAAGCGCGAGGAAGGCGCCAAGTTCAGCGACTATTTCGACTTCGGCGAGGCGCTGAAGCAGGTCCCCTCGCACCGCGCGCTCGCGCTGTTCCGCGGCCGCGCCGCCGGCGTGCTGGACCTGAAGATGGAGGTCGGCGAGGAGCCGCCGCCGGGCACGCCGCATGTCTGCGAGACGATGATCGCCGCCCGCTACGCCATCGCCGACCGCGGCCGCGCGGCCGACCGCTGGCTGCTGGACACCTGCCGCTGGGCCTGGCGCACCAAGATCGCCCTGCACCTGGAGCTGGACCTGATGGGCGTCATCCGCGACCGCGCGGAGGACGAGGCGATCAGCGTCTTCGGCCTGAACCTGAAGGACCTGCTGCTGGCCCCGCCGGCCGGCCAGCGCGCCACGCTGGGCCTTGACCCCGGCATCCGCACCGGCGTCAAGGTCGCCGTGGTGGACGCCACCGGGAAGCTGGTGGAGACGACGACCATCTACCCGCACGAGCCGCGCCGCGACTGGGACGGCTCCATCGCCGTGCTGGCCGCGCTCTGCCTGCGCCACGGGGTCGAGCTGATCGCCATCGGCAACGGCACGGCCAGCCGTGAGACGGACAGGCTGGCCGCCGACATGATGAAGCGGCACCCTGACCTGAAGGTCACCAAGGTGATGGTGTCGGAGGCCGGCGCCTCGGTCTACTCCGCCTCGGAGACGGCGGCGCTGGAGTTCCCCGGCCTGGATGTCAGCCTGCGCGGCGCCGTCTCCATCGCCCGCCGGCTCCAGGACCCGCTGGCCGAGCTGGTGAAGATCGACCCGAAGTCGATCGGCGTCGGCCAGTACCAGCACGATGTCAGCCCGGCCAAGCTGGCCCGCACCCTGGACGCCGTGGTCGAGGACTGCGTGAACGGCGTCGGCGTCGATCTCAACACCGCCTCGGTGCCGCTGCTGGCCCGCGTCTCCGGCCTGTCGGAGAGCGTGGCGAAGAACGTCGTGGAGTTCCGCAACAGCAACGGCGCCTTCCGCCTGCGCCGGCAGCTTCTGGAGGTCTCGCGCCTCGGCCCCAAGGCGTTCGAGCAGGCGGCCGGCTTCCTGCGCATCCGCGACGGCGACAACCCGCTGGACGGCAGTGCGGTCCACCCGGAAGCCTATCCGGTGGTGGAGCGCATCCTGGCCCGTACCGGCCGCGACCTGAAGCAGATCATCGGCGACGTCGCCTTCCTGCGCTCGCTGGATCCGGCCGACTTCACGGACGAGCGGTTCGGCGTCCCCACCGTCACGGACATCCTGCGCGAGCTGGAGAAGCCGGGCCGTGACCCGCGGCCGGAGTTCAAGACGGCCGCCTTCAAGGACGGCGTGGAAGACCTGAAGGACCTTCAGCCCGGCATGGTGCTGGAAGGCGTGGTGACCAACGTCACCAACTTCGGCGCCTTCGTCGATGTCGGCGTCCACCAGGACGGGCTGGTCCACATCTCCCAGCTCTCCCACACCTTCGTGAAGGACCCGCGCGCCGTGGTGAAGGCGGGCGACATCGTGAAGGTGAAGGTGCTTGAGGTGGACCTGAAGCGCCGCCGCGTCGCCCTCACCATGAAGCTGGACGAGCAGCCCGCCCCGCGCCGGGCCGAGCCGCAGGCGCCGCGGGCCGAACGGCAGCCGGGCGCCTCCCGCCGGCCGGACGCGCCGCGCTCCGCGGACAACCGGCCCCGCCCCGCCGCGGCGCGGGAGGAGCGTCCCGCCAAGGCAGCCAAGGCGCCGGCGGCGCAGCCGCAGGTGGGCGCTCTGGGGGCCGCACTGGCCGAGGCGATGGCGCGCGCGAAGAAGGGCTGA